From the genome of Pseudomonadota bacterium:
TCCGTGTCGGAATCGGAGTCCGTGTCGGAATCGGAGTCCGTGTCGGAGTCCGTGTCGGAATCGGAGTCCGCGTCGGAATCGGAGTCCGTGCCGCCGTCGCCCGGGAACCCTCCGGGGCTGTTGCCCGAGCACGCGGCGAGGCCCGCCGCCAGAAGAAGCCAGATCACCTTCGCCATGACACGCTCCTGCCGTTTCCGGGCGTTCGCCCGATCGAGGCCCGAAGGATACCACGTCCTCGGGAATCCGTCCGCATCGCGGCGCTTGACCCTCGGTGCGCGGGGCTCGTAGACTGCCCCCGATGAACGACACGCAGCGGGCGATGGTCAAGAGGTGGGCGTGGGGACTCGGCGCGCTCGCGGTGTTCCTGTTCCTGGCGTGGCAGCTCCAGGGCCTCGCGATACTCCTGTTCCTCACGTTCATCGTCGCCTACATCCTGAACCCGATCGTCACGCGGCTCGCGAAGCTCCGGTTCCTGAACCGCGCCTCCGCCACGATCCTGCTGCTCGTCGGCCTCGCCCTCGTCCTCGCCACGCTCCTGTTCTTCATCATCCCGGACGTGATCGCGGAGTTCGCCGCGTTCGTGAAGCGCCTGCCGGAGCTCACCTCGAAGCTCGAGGCGACGGTGATCCCGTGGGTGGAGGACAACTTCCAGGTGACCGTGCCGCGCACCTGGAGCGCGGCGTTCGACCAGGTCAAGGCGAGCGTCGATCAGGGCGAGAAGGGGCTCTTCGCGCCGGCCGCGGAGCTCGCCAGGACGCTGTTCGGCTCCACGTTCCAGGCGCTGTTCACGATCGTCGGCACGCTGATGTTCCCGGTCTTCGTGTTCTTCCTCACCAAGGACTTCCCGAGGATCGTGAGCGCGGTAGACGGGATGATCCCGGTGCGGTACAGGCCGCAGATCCGCCGCATCGCCGTCGAGGTCGACAAGAGCCTCTCCGCGTTCCTGCACGGCCAGTTCACGGTGATGATCATCCTCGGCACGCTCTACTCGATCGGCTACTCGATCGTCGGCATCCCGGTCGCGATCGGGATCGGCCTGCTCACCGGCCTGCTCTGCTTCATCCCGTACGCGGGCGCCGCGACCGGCTTCGTCCTCGCGCTCGTCCTCGCGATCCTCTCGATGGAGGGGCCGTACACGATCCTGGGCGTGGCGATCGTCTTCGCCTCGGTGCAGATCCTCGACTCGGTCCTCATCACGCCGCGCATCCTGGGCGGCAAGCTCGGCCTCCGCCCGCTGTGGATCATCGTCGCCCTCATGGCCGGCGGCGAGCTGTTCGGCTTCCTCGGGATCCTCCTCGCCGTCCCGATGCTCGCGGCGATGAAGGTCGTCGTCGCGCACACGGTCGAGTTCTACCGCGCGAGCGATGTCTACAAGGGCGGGGCGGAGGCCGGCGGCGGAGATTCATCGGCGGGGACATGAGCCGGAACGACGTGCGCGCGCTCTCGCCGTGGCGCTGGCCGGTGGGCGTCCTCCTCGGGAGCTCCGCCGCGGCGTTCTTCGGCGGGGCCGCCGCCGCCTCGATCGCGCCCGCCGGCGACCGTCTCGCCGCGCTCCTTATCGGCGCGGGCCTCGTGGCCCCGCTCGGCTTCGCCGTGAGCGCCGCGTCGGTCGGCGGGATCGCGCTCCTCTGCGCCGCGGATCCGGCGGCCCGAGTGCGCGCGCTCTTCTCGACTTGGCGCGCGAGCCCGGACGTCGCGGCGCTCTTCGGATCCAGGGCGATCGCGTTCGGGATCGCGGCGATCGCGTGGCTCACGCTCGCGGCGCACGCGGTGCGGATCGGGCGGCAGGCGTTCCACCACATGGGGCTCGCGGCGATGCTCGTCACGGGCGCCCTGCTCGCTGCGGCGGCGGTGCTGTGGCTCCTCGCCTCGGCCGCGGCCAGGGCAGCGGCGCGCGTGACCGCCCGGCGCGTCCGCCCCAAGCTGCTCGCGGCGGCCGCCCCGCTCGCGCTGCTGGTCGCCCCGGCGCTCCTCGTCGCCCTGTACGCCGCGGCGCCGCTCGCCGGCACGGGCGCGCTCGGCTACCTCGGGCTCCTGAAGCGCGAGGAGCTCGACCTCGCGTTCCTCTGGCCGCTCGGCGCGGCGGCGCTCCTGGCGGCGCTCGGCTTCGCGCTCACGTCGAGGCGGGCCGCGCCGGCGCTCGCCGTCCTCCTGTTCGCGTCGTTCGGCGCGTCGGCCGCGGGCGCGATCGCGGCGGGGCGCGGCGATTCGGGGGGCGCGCTCCTGGCCTCCGTCGAGGCGGGGGGCGGCCTCGCGTCGGCGTCGCTCGGCCTCCTGCGGCGGATCTCGGACCGGGATCGGGACGGCGCCTCGGCGCTGTTCGGCGGCGGCGACTGCGACGACTCGGATCCGCGGATCTCGCCCGCGGCGATCGACGCGCCGGGCAACGGCGTCGACGAGGACTGCTCGGGCTCGGACGCGAAACGGCCCGCCCCGAGCGCCGAGATCCCCGCGGCCGCGGCCGGCGCCACGGCGCGCCCGGCGCGTTGGGACGGGATGTCGATGGTGCTCCTGACGGTCGACGCGCTGCGCGCGGACATCCCGTACTCCGGGTACCCGCGCCCCGTCACCCCGAGCATCGACGCGCTCGCGCGCCGCGGCGTCGCCTTCGAGAACGCCTACGCGCTGTCGTCGTTCACGGGTCGCGCCGTGGGCCCCATGCTCATCGGGCGCTACCCGTCCGAGGCGTTCTGCGACACCGGGCATTTCACCCGCTACGCCGCGCAGAACGAGACGCTCGCCGAGGCGCTGCAAGCCGCCGGGCTCCGGACCGCCGGCGTGCACGGGCACTTCTACTTCGACAGGTCCGGGCTCGAGCAGGGGTTCGACATGTGGACGGTCGTCAACCCGCCGGGCGGCGAGAACGCGGACCAGAAGACGACGAGCGTGGAGATCGCGGACGAGGCGATCGCGCTTCTCGGGGACGCCGCGTTCACGAAGGGCCGCTTCTTCCTCTGGGCGCACTTCATGGACCCGCACAAGGAGT
Proteins encoded in this window:
- a CDS encoding sulfatase-like hydrolase/transferase, whose product is MSRNDVRALSPWRWPVGVLLGSSAAAFFGGAAAASIAPAGDRLAALLIGAGLVAPLGFAVSAASVGGIALLCAADPAARVRALFSTWRASPDVAALFGSRAIAFGIAAIAWLTLAAHAVRIGRQAFHHMGLAAMLVTGALLAAAAVLWLLASAAARAAARVTARRVRPKLLAAAAPLALLVAPALLVALYAAAPLAGTGALGYLGLLKREELDLAFLWPLGAAALLAALGFALTSRRAAPALAVLLFASFGASAAGAIAAGRGDSGGALLASVEAGGGLASASLGLLRRISDRDRDGASALFGGGDCDDSDPRISPAAIDAPGNGVDEDCSGSDAKRPAPSAEIPAAAAGATARPARWDGMSMVLLTVDALRADIPYSGYPRPVTPSIDALARRGVAFENAYALSSFTGRAVGPMLIGRYPSEAFCDTGHFTRYAAQNETLAEALQAAGLRTAGVHGHFYFDRSGLEQGFDMWTVVNPPGGENADQKTTSVEIADEAIALLGDAAFTKGRFFLWAHFMDPHKEYLEHAGFSVYGSKSRDRYDGEVAFTDFHLGRVVDAIEKGGLGGRTAIVVTADHGEAFQEHDVLFHGRRLWEEIVRVPWIVVASELAPGRVQARVSQVDLAATLCDLLGVAKPSQSRGSSLVPYMTGGAGGDRRVYLDQPLGPYMPEAHAVIDGGFKLIHTAVGNRYELYDLGADPGEKTDLSTSRPDELARMKAVYEELRGGLERNADVYRP
- a CDS encoding AI-2E family transporter, with the protein product MNDTQRAMVKRWAWGLGALAVFLFLAWQLQGLAILLFLTFIVAYILNPIVTRLAKLRFLNRASATILLLVGLALVLATLLFFIIPDVIAEFAAFVKRLPELTSKLEATVIPWVEDNFQVTVPRTWSAAFDQVKASVDQGEKGLFAPAAELARTLFGSTFQALFTIVGTLMFPVFVFFLTKDFPRIVSAVDGMIPVRYRPQIRRIAVEVDKSLSAFLHGQFTVMIILGTLYSIGYSIVGIPVAIGIGLLTGLLCFIPYAGAATGFVLALVLAILSMEGPYTILGVAIVFASVQILDSVLITPRILGGKLGLRPLWIIVALMAGGELFGFLGILLAVPMLAAMKVVVAHTVEFYRASDVYKGGAEAGGGDSSAGT